TGAAGGGATAACGTCCTTCACCTTTCTTATTTTTTTTCGTTTATTTGCTTAAAATTCAGACACAAACAATCTAATGAAACCTGCTATTGCCTTCGTTACAGGCGGTTATTCTTCGGAATCCGTTATCTCCTACAAAAGCGCCGTTACTATCGAAAACAACCTGGATACAGAAAAATATGATGTATACAGGATCGATCTGACCCCCGATGGTTGGTTTCACCAAACCAAGGCTGGTGAGAAAATAAATGTAGACAAGAGTGATTTCTCCCTTCAGATCGCCGGAAAGAAGATCCTTTTCGATGCCGCCCTGATCGGTATCCACGGCACTCCGGGAGAGGACGGCAGGCTGCAGGGGTATTTAGATCTGTTGAATATTCCTTACAATACCTGTGATACAGCCAGTTCTGCTATCACTTTCAATAAGCGTTACAGCGTGGCCGTAGCCGGATTTGCCGGAGTGAATGTGGCCCGTTCGGTACATATTTTCAAATCACATCCGCTCAGTGCTGAAGAGGTGCTGCAGCAATTGTCGCTTCCCGTGTTTGTAAAGCCCAATAATGGCGGATCCAGCATCGGAATGAGTAAAGTGAACAAAGCTGAAGAACTGGCAGGGGCTTTGCTTAAAGCATTCGCGGAAGACGACCAGGTGCTGGTGGAAGAGTTCATCCAGGGCCGTGAATTCACAGTAGGTGTGATCAGGACCACCAAAGAGCTGCTGGTTTTGCCGATTACTGAAGTTCGGAGCAAGAACGAATTCTTCGATTTTGAAGCCAAATACCAGGGCCTCAATGAAGAAACAACACCGGCGCAGATCAGCGATGTCATGGCCGATAAAGTACGTTCCACTGCCCGTAAGATCTATGACGCGCTGAATTGCCGCGGTGTGGTGAGAATGGATTTCATTTACAACGAAGCAAAGGATGCTCCTTTCTTCCTGGAAGTGAATACCATTCCCGGTCAAAGCGAAGCCAGCATTGTACCACAGCAGGTGCGCGCCATGGGATGGACTTTGAAAGGATTGTATACAGAAATGATCGAAGACGCATTGAGCCGTAAAAAAAGCTCATAATTTATATCATCTAAAATCAATATCGATTGTTCAAATTCATAACCAGCAAACCCCTCTGGGCAAATATCCTGTTTGCGATCGGACTGATAGTGGTGGCTTTGTTCATCTTCCTAGTGTCCCTCAACTGGATAACAAAGCACGGCGATACGCTGGTGATCCCCGCGGTTACCGGAAAAACCTATGATGAAGCGAAGAAGATCCTTGAAGACAAAGGCTTTGATGTAGCAATACAGGACTCTGTATACAACGATACTGCCGCTGCACTCTCCGTGCTTCGCCAGTTTCCCGATGCCGATGAGTTTGTGAAGGAGAACCGGACCGTATACCTTACCATCAACAGGGCCGTGCCTCCCAATATCGAAATGCCGAACCTGGAAGGGCTCAGTCTTCGCAGCGCGGAAATTGCGCTGAAGCAATACCATCTTAAACTGGGCGATACCACCTTCAAACCTGATTTTGCCAAGAACTCCGTTCTGGAGCAACATTATAACGGACAACGGATCAAAGCCGGCACCAAACTGCCACAGGGCAGCAGCATCTCACTGGTGCTGGGAAGCGGACTGGGTACGGATGAATTTGCAGTGCCTGATCTCTTCGGCATGACTTACTCCGAAGCCAGGGTATTGCTGGAATCCATTGGCCTCACGCCCGGAATGCCAGTGCTGGACCCCGCAGTACGGGATACAGGGAATGCGTATATTTACCGCCAGATCCCCGAACGCATCGGGCCAGACAGACAGATCAACCGGATACGCCAGGGCCAGGTAATTGACCTCTGGCTCGGTACTACCAAACCTGAACGACCTGCAGCAGATTCCAGCGCAACGCAGGGAGGTCCTACAGAGGAGCGCAATTACTAACAAACAGATAAAAACTGAAATAATGCAAATCATCACTGCAGAAGAATTAAAGGCACGTCTCGATGCTGGTGAAAAAGTGAATCTCGTTGACGTACGCGAACCCAATGAGCATGCTGAATTCAATATCGGCGGTCAGCTGTTGCCGTTAGGACAGATCAGGAATTTTGAAACCGATGCCATCGACAACCTGAAAGATGCCGAAGTGATCGTGTATTGCCGCAGTGGCAACAGGAGCGGACAAGCCGCAATGCTGCTGGAAACACTGGGCTTTACCAATGTGAACAATCTCGCCGGAGGCATGATGCGCTGGCAGGAACTGTACAGCTAAGAAGCTTCTTATCGATATCGAAATGGCCAGCCTGATACAGGTTGGCCATTTTGTTTTGGTCAGGTCTGTTCCAAAAAAAAATGAGGCCGTCAGGGTGTTGCGGCCTCATTCATTGATCTATGGTTCTTCCGGATGTTTCTACAATTTGATCTGCAGTGCTACCAGGAAATTGGTTCCTGCCATAGGGAAGTAGTTATTCACTACTGCTAATCCTCCTGCTCCATCATCCATACTGTACGTATAACCATTGGGGGTATACATCCTGTCAAACACGTTGTTCACCTGGAATGCTATCGTTGTTTCTTTGAACAACAGCTTTCGCAGGGTGTAAGCCACTTTCGCATCCTGCACATAGAATTCTTCCAGGCTGTTTTCCTTGCGGGAGTTGTTGGTGAGATACTGACGGCCTACATATTTGGCGGGCAGACTGATCTCCAGGTCTTTCAACGGAAGGAAGGTGATCACGGCTCCACCAACTACATTCGGAGAGAAGGCGATATCTGTGGTCTTCTTCTCATCGCCATAATTCCTGATCTTATTATTGCTAAGCGTAAGATTGGCGCTGGCCTGTAACCATTGGGTGAAGCGGTTCCTTGCCTGCAGCTCGATGCCCATGCGATAGCTGTCCGGCACATTGGCGCGAAGGTACTCGCCTACATCATTGATATTGCCGGTGAGCACCAGCTGGTCCTTGTACAGCATATAATACAAAGTAGCGCCGTAGGAGAGTTTATTGTTCCTCTTTTCAAATCCCAGTTCGAGATCATGGAGCTTTTCAGGTTTGAGGTCCTGTCCCAGGTTCGCTTCAAAATCATTGCGATTGGGTTCTTTGCTGCCCATGGAGTAGCTGAGGTAAGAGAAGTAATCATCTTTTGTATAGGTGATGCCTGCCTTGGGATTAACGAAATTGTAAGTCTCACGCACAACGGCATCAGGAGTTTTGCGATAACCGTTCATCTGGTACAATACGCGGCGGTACTGGATATCGGCGAAGGCTTCGAAAGCTGTGCTGAGTTTGCGTGAATATTTCGCATAACCATTCACGTCAGTTTTGTATGCAGTGAGATCATACCAGCGGTGTTTGTAGGGAATGCCCATTCCGGCCCACATCACTTGTCCGAAATGATGGTTGTCGAAGCGGTTCCAGCCGCCGCCAACAGTGAGCTGGTCTTTTTCGGTTTTGTATTGAACGGAGAAGATCTGGCCGTAGAAATCATTCTTCAGGTGCAGCTGGCGGATGAGATCGGTGGTTTCGAAGGTTTCGCCTCCCGAAACAAAGTCCGGCATTTTGTATTCCTTGAATGCTTGTTCTGCTTTGTATTCTTCATAATAACCGGCGCCTTTTGTGAGGAACACAGCGGTATTAACGGTGAGCCTGGGATTGAACTGGTGATTGATGAAGAGCTGATAATGGTCCTGCTGGAAATTGTCGGTCTGGTTATCATAAGGTGCTCCGGGTTTTTCCATGCCTGCATAATTGATGCGGCGGTTCGTTTTCAGGTCTTCATCTGAAACACCGTACCAGCTCTGGTAGGTTTTTTCTTTTCCTGAAAATACATTGAGCCTTACGGATGTTTTCTCTGCGATATAGGCGCCGGAAATATAGAATGCACGCAAATCGCTGCTGGCGCGTTCTACGTAACCATCACTGCTTACTTTGGAGAGACGCGCATCTACAGTCCAGTGATTGTTGATCAGTCCGGTTCCGGCTTTTACCGTATGCTTCCAGGTATTGAAAGAGCCGGCGCTGTTGTTCAGTTCTCCGTAAGCCTGCGTATTCACTTCATTGGTGCTGAGGTTGATGGTGGCGCCGAATGCGGTGCCTCCATTGCTGGACGTTCCCACGCCTCGCTGTACCTGGATATTGTTCACGGACGAAGTGAAGTCCGGGAGGTTCACAAAAATGTTCCCTGTGATTCGGCATCGTTGTAGGGGATACCATTGAGGGTAACATTGATACGCGTGGCGTCTGTACCCCGGATGCGGATACCTGTATAACCGATGCCAGTGCCTGCATCGGAGCTCACCACTGCTGAAGGTGTTTGGTTCAGCACGAAGGGGATATCCTGTCCGAGATTCAGTTTTTCGATCTCTTTTTTACTAAGATTGGTTTTGGTGAAAGGCGATTTGTCGCCGGCCTGAATGGCTCTCACTTCCACGGGCTGCATGAAAAGATTGAGTCTTTGCAGTTTGAATTCCAGGTTGGAACCGGCTGCAACAGTGGTATCTACTGCTTTGTAACCGATACTGGAAATGCGGATGCGATAATCTCCTGATCTGATCTTCCTGAAAATGA
This portion of the Pseudobacter ginsenosidimutans genome encodes:
- a CDS encoding D-alanine--D-alanine ligase, whose protein sequence is MKPAIAFVTGGYSSESVISYKSAVTIENNLDTEKYDVYRIDLTPDGWFHQTKAGEKINVDKSDFSLQIAGKKILFDAALIGIHGTPGEDGRLQGYLDLLNIPYNTCDTASSAITFNKRYSVAVAGFAGVNVARSVHIFKSHPLSAEEVLQQLSLPVFVKPNNGGSSIGMSKVNKAEELAGALLKAFAEDDQVLVEEFIQGREFTVGVIRTTKELLVLPITEVRSKNEFFDFEAKYQGLNEETTPAQISDVMADKVRSTARKIYDALNCRGVVRMDFIYNEAKDAPFFLEVNTIPGQSEASIVPQQVRAMGWTLKGLYTEMIEDALSRKKSS
- a CDS encoding PASTA domain-containing protein, producing MFKFITSKPLWANILFAIGLIVVALFIFLVSLNWITKHGDTLVIPAVTGKTYDEAKKILEDKGFDVAIQDSVYNDTAAALSVLRQFPDADEFVKENRTVYLTINRAVPPNIEMPNLEGLSLRSAEIALKQYHLKLGDTTFKPDFAKNSVLEQHYNGQRIKAGTKLPQGSSISLVLGSGLGTDEFAVPDLFGMTYSEARVLLESIGLTPGMPVLDPAVRDTGNAYIYRQIPERIGPDRQINRIRQGQVIDLWLGTTKPERPAADSSATQGGPTEERNY
- a CDS encoding rhodanese-like domain-containing protein; the protein is MQIITAEELKARLDAGEKVNLVDVREPNEHAEFNIGGQLLPLGQIRNFETDAIDNLKDAEVIVYCRSGNRSGQAAMLLETLGFTNVNNLAGGMMRWQELYS
- a CDS encoding TonB-dependent receptor, translated to MNLPDFTSSVNNIQVQRGVGTSSNGGTAFGATINLSTNEVNTQAYGELNNSAGSFNTWKHTVKAGTGLINNHWTVDARLSKVSSDGYVERASSDLRAFYISGAYIAEKTSVRLNVFSGKEKTYQSWYGVSDEDLKTNRRINYAGMEKPGAPYDNQTDNFQQDHYQLFINHQFNPRLTVNTAVFLTKGAGYYEEYKAEQAFKEYKMPDFVSGGETFETTDLIRQLHLKNDFYGQIFSVQYKTEKDQLTVGGGWNRFDNHHFGQVMWAGMGIPYKHRWYDLTAYKTDVNGYAKYSRKLSTAFEAFADIQYRRVLYQMNGYRKTPDAVVRETYNFVNPKAGITYTKDDYFSYLSYSMGSKEPNRNDFEANLGQDLKPEKLHDLELGFEKRNNKLSYGATLYYMLYKDQLVLTGNINDVGEYLRANVPDSYRMGIELQARNRFTQWLQASANLTLSNNKIRNYGDEKKTTDIAFSPNVVGGAVITFLPLKDLEISLPAKYVGRQYLTNNSRKENSLEEFYVQDAKVAYTLRKLLFKETTIAFQVNNVFDRMYTPNGYTYSMDDGAGGLAVVNNYFPMAGTNFLVALQIKL
- a CDS encoding carboxypeptidase regulatory-like domain-containing protein, which produces MQKLFLGICYLLCSQWLTAQQISGKVTDLNSGAAVASATVELSNIATTTTNASGDFIFRKIRSGDYRIRISSIGYKAVDTTVAAGSNLEFKLQRLNLFMQPVEVRAIQAGDKSPFTKTNLSKKEIEKLNLGQDIPFVLNQTPSAVVSSDAGTGIGYTGIRIRGTDATRINVTLNGIPYNDAESQGTFL